In Deinococcus reticulitermitis, a single window of DNA contains:
- a CDS encoding PRC and DUF2382 domain-containing protein, whose protein sequence is MTQASLIRLSDLSSDAQYNLNDIYNPVGATAYGSGGEKVGTVRDALVEPETGRIRYFLVDVGGWFSSKEVLVPVGYGRVDDSGVYFDSLTKDQVRDMSEYSAGQAYTADMMDTDERVLRGVQGVDTSTYRERVATGADTEVADYRRRAYQTPDRLQLLEERLVVNKDRFKAGSVQIGKRVETHQETVSVPLQREEVVIERHAVDGSRPVEGAVLGAESQTMTVDLEAERASVSKQAYVTEEVSVGKRAVTETQQVTETVGREVLEVNQTGEVRTTQGGTMQGTMDVNNRDGLRDGTLVDDAKQMGRDAKNAVQNVADDIDRKI, encoded by the coding sequence ATGACCCAAGCCAGCCTGATTCGACTTTCCGATCTGAGTAGCGACGCCCAATACAACCTCAACGACATCTACAACCCCGTGGGCGCGACTGCTTACGGCAGCGGCGGCGAAAAGGTCGGTACGGTGCGCGACGCGCTCGTCGAGCCCGAGACGGGCCGTATCCGGTACTTCCTGGTGGACGTGGGCGGCTGGTTCAGCTCCAAGGAAGTGCTTGTACCCGTCGGCTATGGTCGCGTGGACGACAGCGGCGTGTACTTCGACAGCCTGACCAAAGACCAGGTCCGTGATATGAGCGAGTACAGCGCGGGCCAGGCCTACACCGCCGACATGATGGACACCGACGAGCGCGTCCTGCGCGGCGTGCAGGGCGTGGATACCAGCACCTACCGCGAGCGGGTGGCGACGGGCGCCGATACCGAAGTCGCCGATTACCGCCGGCGGGCCTACCAGACCCCGGACCGCCTCCAGCTGCTCGAAGAGCGCCTGGTGGTGAACAAGGACCGCTTCAAGGCCGGCAGCGTGCAGATCGGCAAGCGCGTCGAAACCCACCAGGAGACGGTGTCGGTTCCCCTTCAGCGTGAAGAAGTCGTCATCGAGCGTCATGCGGTAGACGGCAGCCGTCCGGTCGAAGGGGCCGTTCTCGGCGCCGAAAGCCAGACGATGACGGTCGATCTCGAAGCCGAGCGCGCCAGCGTGAGCAAGCAGGCCTACGTGACCGAGGAGGTCAGCGTCGGTAAGCGTGCCGTGACGGAAACCCAGCAGGTGACCGAAACGGTGGGCCGCGAAGTGCTCGAAGTCAACCAGACCGGCGAAGTGCGGACCACCCAGGGCGGCACGATGCAGGGCACGATGGACGTCAACAACCGCGACGGCCTGCGTGACGGCACGCTCGTCGACGACGCCAAGCAGATGGGCCGTGACGCCAAGAACGCTGTTCAGAACGTCGCGGACGACATCGACCGCAAGATCTGA
- a CDS encoding YsnF/AvaK domain-containing protein, translated as MDDKNSEQVRVLHGTDSGAGEQTATARTQGAGKEERLLLSTETGDLSELGRVRLHEERAQVDVQRVQAGQVQVRKVVRERQETLPVTLTSEYLEIIVNPEASGRVTMDGQVLEAGRSYEVLLTEERAQVTKQVFALSEVTVRKQVQTSTHQETVTLRREELDVVDAQGLAHVIEESASLLPDPERR; from the coding sequence ATGGACGACAAGAACAGCGAACAGGTACGTGTATTGCACGGAACCGACTCGGGCGCAGGCGAGCAGACCGCCACCGCCCGCACGCAGGGCGCAGGAAAGGAAGAGCGCCTTCTGCTCTCGACGGAAACGGGTGACCTGAGCGAGCTCGGGCGCGTTCGCCTGCACGAGGAGCGTGCTCAGGTTGATGTGCAGCGCGTTCAGGCGGGTCAGGTGCAGGTTCGCAAGGTGGTCCGCGAGCGTCAGGAGACCCTTCCGGTCACCCTCACCAGCGAATACCTCGAAATCATCGTCAACCCGGAAGCGTCGGGCCGCGTCACGATGGACGGTCAGGTGCTCGAAGCCGGGCGCAGCTACGAGGTGCTGCTGACCGAGGAGCGCGCACAGGTGACCAAGCAGGTCTTCGCGCTCAGCGAGGTCACGGTCCGCAAGCAGGTGCAGACCTCCACCCATCAGGAAACCGTCACCCTGCGCCGTGAGGAACTCGACGTGGTGGATGCCCAGGGCCTGGCCCACGTGATCGAGGAGTCGGCATCCCTCCTGCCTGACCCTGAGCGTCGCTGA
- a CDS encoding S41 family peptidase yields the protein MTSLPSRTAVSLGLSALLLASVSAGQAASPASPGSLALPSVQAQFQNPAVPAQPARQSPAQQIFDEVNDLIQSRYGGLSTVDRAALAREYQVRLDAVCAPTPATCPETKAYPVLEAELTALGDEHSFFQLPEEFQDFVASATGGNRRQFGVKLARLDGENRVVLEVVPQSAAEVAGLQRGDLIQTLNDQPYRYTELQAARREGRAIKLGVDRLGLRINLSLQAGESSTRDLPRLSYVGPLNDVALLRIPTFLSDGGIAQRVHDLVGEAKRRGARGVIVDLRGNTGGSLRECDSAVSAFVPTFTRIAREAGGDRQTVVRRGQWIENGRTRGGVRDPQLWTGPITVLVNEVSASCSEFFAYEVQYAKRGPIIGEETAGVGNTATRVFEVGENAALQLTITNYAKPGGALYPLRVIPDQVRAETEEEIRGLTRGEDVLLRAGLAALDTAPTIAADRP from the coding sequence ATGACATCGCTTCCGTCCCGTACTGCGGTTTCGCTGGGGCTCTCGGCCCTGCTGCTGGCTTCCGTCTCGGCGGGACAGGCAGCGAGTCCAGCCTCGCCTGGATCGCTGGCGCTCCCCAGCGTGCAGGCGCAGTTTCAGAATCCGGCGGTTCCGGCGCAGCCCGCGCGGCAGTCGCCTGCCCAGCAGATCTTCGACGAGGTCAATGACCTGATTCAGAGCCGCTACGGGGGGCTGTCCACCGTGGACCGCGCCGCGCTCGCCCGCGAGTATCAGGTGCGGCTCGACGCGGTGTGTGCCCCGACGCCGGCCACCTGCCCGGAGACCAAGGCTTACCCGGTGCTCGAAGCGGAGCTCACGGCGCTGGGTGACGAGCACAGCTTTTTCCAGCTTCCTGAGGAGTTTCAGGACTTCGTGGCGAGTGCGACCGGAGGCAACCGCCGGCAGTTTGGCGTCAAGCTCGCCCGCCTCGACGGGGAGAACCGGGTGGTGCTCGAGGTCGTGCCGCAAAGTGCGGCGGAAGTGGCGGGCTTGCAGCGCGGCGACCTCATCCAGACGCTCAACGATCAGCCCTACAGGTACACCGAACTCCAGGCGGCGCGGCGCGAGGGACGCGCGATCAAGCTTGGTGTCGACCGCCTCGGTCTGCGGATCAACCTGTCGCTGCAAGCGGGCGAGAGCAGCACCCGCGACCTGCCGCGTCTGAGCTATGTCGGGCCGCTGAATGACGTGGCGCTGCTCAGGATTCCCACGTTCCTCTCCGACGGCGGCATCGCCCAGCGGGTGCACGATCTCGTCGGTGAGGCCAAGCGGCGCGGCGCCCGTGGCGTGATCGTGGATCTGCGCGGCAATACGGGCGGCAGCCTGCGCGAGTGCGACAGCGCAGTCAGCGCCTTCGTGCCCACCTTCACCCGGATCGCGCGGGAAGCGGGGGGCGACCGGCAGACCGTCGTGCGGCGTGGCCAGTGGATCGAGAACGGGCGAACCCGTGGCGGGGTGCGCGACCCGCAGCTCTGGACCGGTCCCATCACTGTCCTCGTGAACGAGGTCAGCGCCTCGTGCAGCGAGTTTTTCGCCTACGAGGTGCAGTACGCGAAGCGCGGCCCGATTATCGGGGAAGAGACGGCGGGCGTGGGCAACACCGCCACCCGCGTATTCGAGGTGGGCGAGAACGCCGCGCTGCAACTCACCATCACCAACTACGCCAAGCCGGGCGGGGCGCTGTACCCGCTGCGGGTGATTCCCGATCAGGTGCGCGCTGAAACCGAAGAGGAGATTCGCGGCCTCACGCGGGGCGAGGACGTGCTGCTGAGGGCAGGCCTGGCCGCGCTGGACACGGCGCCGACCATCGCCGCAGATCGTCCCTGA
- the rpsT gene encoding 30S ribosomal protein S20, which produces MALRHKSAQKRHRQSLKRRAANRAKKSTIRTFSKKAVVAAQGAAEDAQALQQRAESLIDKAAKGSTLHKNAAARKKSRLARAINKAKAAQQA; this is translated from the coding sequence ATGGCCCTACGTCATAAATCCGCCCAGAAGCGTCACCGCCAGAGCCTCAAGCGCCGCGCCGCCAACCGCGCCAAGAAAAGCACCATTCGGACCTTCAGCAAGAAGGCCGTCGTCGCCGCACAGGGCGCCGCCGAGGACGCGCAGGCCCTGCAGCAGCGTGCCGAGAGCCTGATCGACAAGGCCGCCAAGGGCAGCACCCTGCACAAGAACGCCGCTGCCCGCAAGAAGAGCCGCCTCGCCCGCGCCATCAACAAGGCTAAGGCCGCGCAGCAGGCGTAA